From the genome of Chengkuizengella sediminis, one region includes:
- a CDS encoding pro-sigmaK processing inhibitor BofA family protein, whose translation MGFISYLIIVFVVFLLILGVINYQKVSKWMNYVLINIITSAIFIYIVNLIVEGDFLSINYVVIITSSLLGVPGLLGVIGVKFLII comes from the coding sequence ATGGGATTTATATCGTACCTAATTATTGTATTTGTTGTTTTTTTACTAATTTTGGGAGTTATAAACTATCAGAAAGTTTCAAAATGGATGAATTATGTATTAATAAATATTATTACTTCTGCTATTTTTATTTATATAGTTAATTTAATAGTAGAAGGTGATTTTTTATCGATTAATTATGTAGTTATTATTACAAGTAGTCTGTTGGGGGTTCCTGGATTGTTAGGAGTAATAGGTGTAAAGTTCTTAATCATATGA
- a CDS encoding DUF2508 family protein: MTSLQQYLSKRSTNVVDNSVISIYEEIEQAKQDWIAAGKKFNYAVDKDEIDFAIFSLEAAEKRYEMLLRQAKELQITKLEEKKK; this comes from the coding sequence ATGACGAGTTTACAGCAGTATCTAAGCAAACGTAGCACCAATGTAGTAGATAATAGTGTGATATCAATTTATGAGGAAATAGAACAAGCTAAACAGGATTGGATTGCAGCAGGTAAAAAGTTTAATTACGCTGTTGATAAGGACGAGATTGATTTTGCTATATTTTCATTGGAGGCAGCGGAAAAAAGGTATGAAATGTTATTAAGACAGGCTAAGGAGTTACAGATTACTAAGTTGGAAGAAAAGAAAAAATAA